Proteins from one Chaetodon auriga isolate fChaAug3 chromosome 19, fChaAug3.hap1, whole genome shotgun sequence genomic window:
- the trappc13 gene encoding trafficking protein particle complex subunit 13 isoform X1: MDVNPAKQEHLLALKVMRLTKPTLFTNLPVTCEDRDLPGDLFSQLMREDPSTIKGAETLMLGEMLTLPQNFGNIFLGETFSSYISVHNDSNQVVKDILVKADLQTSSQRLNLSASNSAVAELKPECCIDDVIHHEVKEIGTHILVCAVSYTTQYAEKLYFRKFFKFQVLKPLDVKTKFYNAESDLSSVTDEVFLEAQIQNITTSPMFMEKVSLEPSMMYNVTELNTVTSGDAGESTFGKMSYLQPMDTRQYLYCLKPKPEYAEKAGVIKGVTVIGKLDIVWKTNLGERGRLQTSQLQRMAPGYGDIRLSLEMIPDTVNLEEPFDIICKITNCSERTMDLVLEMCNTRSIHWCGVSGRQLGKLSPGAFLSLPLTLLSSVQGLQSISGLRLTDTFLKRTYEYDDIAQVCVVCPYTNNEC, from the exons GGGATTTGTTCAGTCAGCTTATGAGGGAGGACCCGTCCACCATCAAAGGAGCAGAGACTTTAATGCTCGGAGAGATGCTAACGTTACCGCAGAACTTTGG aaacattttcctcGGCGAGACTTTCTCCAGTTACATAAGCGTGCACAACGACAGCAACCAGGTCGTGAAGGACATCCTCGTAAAG GCTGACCTGCAGACCAGCTCACAGAGGCTCAACCTCTCAGCGTCGAACTCCGCTGTAGCAGAGCTCAAACCCGAATGCTGCATCGACGACGTTATCCACCACGAAGTCAAAGAAATCGGGACACACAT CTTAGTGTGTGCGGTCAGCTACACCACGCAGTACGCCGAGAAGCTCTATTTTCGCAAGTTCTTCAAATTCCAG GTTTTGAAGCCGCTGGACGTGAAGACCAAGTTCTACAATGCGGAG aGCGACCTCAGTTCTGTG ACAGATGAAGTGTTCCTGGAGGCTCAGATCCAGAACATCACCACCTCACCGATGTTCATGGAGAAGGTCTCTCTGGAGCCCTCCATGATGTACAACGTTACAGAGCTCAACACGGTCACCAGCGGAGACGCCGG AGAGTCCACATTTGGGAAGATGTCCTACCTGCAGCCCATGGACACCCGGCAGTACCTGTACTGCCTGAAGCCAAAGCCGGAGTATGCGGAGAAGGCCGGCGTCATCAAGGGTGTGACGGTGATAGGCAAGCTGGACATCGTGTGGAAGACCAATCTCGGGGAGCGAGGGAGGCTACAGACCAGTCAGCTGCAGAGAATG GCTCCAGGCTACGGAGACATCCGGCTGTCTTTGGAGATGATTCCTGACACGGTCAACCTGGAAGAACCTTTTGACATCATCTGTAAAATCACCAACTGCAG CGAAAGGACCATGGACCTGGTGCTGGAGATGTGCAACACCAGGTCGATCCACTGGTGTGGGGTCTCAGGGCGGCAGCTGGGGAAGCTGAGTCCCGGTGCCTTCCTCTCGCTGCCCCTCacgctcctctcctccgtccAGGGTCTGCAG AGTATTTCCGGATTGAGGCTCACAGACACGTTTCTGAAGAGGACGTACGAATACGATGACATCGCACAAGTGTGCGTGGTCTGCCCGTACACGAACAATGAGTGCTAG
- the trappc13 gene encoding trafficking protein particle complex subunit 13 isoform X2 — MDVNPAKQEHLLALKVMRLTKPTLFTNLPVTCEDRDLPGDLFSQLMREDPSTIKGAETLMLGEMLTLPQNFGNIFLGETFSSYISVHNDSNQVVKDILVKADLQTSSQRLNLSASNSAVAELKPECCIDDVIHHEVKEIGTHILVCAVSYTTQYAEKLYFRKFFKFQVLKPLDVKTKFYNAETDEVFLEAQIQNITTSPMFMEKVSLEPSMMYNVTELNTVTSGDAGESTFGKMSYLQPMDTRQYLYCLKPKPEYAEKAGVIKGVTVIGKLDIVWKTNLGERGRLQTSQLQRMAPGYGDIRLSLEMIPDTVNLEEPFDIICKITNCSERTMDLVLEMCNTRSIHWCGVSGRQLGKLSPGAFLSLPLTLLSSVQGLQSISGLRLTDTFLKRTYEYDDIAQVCVVCPYTNNEC; from the exons GGGATTTGTTCAGTCAGCTTATGAGGGAGGACCCGTCCACCATCAAAGGAGCAGAGACTTTAATGCTCGGAGAGATGCTAACGTTACCGCAGAACTTTGG aaacattttcctcGGCGAGACTTTCTCCAGTTACATAAGCGTGCACAACGACAGCAACCAGGTCGTGAAGGACATCCTCGTAAAG GCTGACCTGCAGACCAGCTCACAGAGGCTCAACCTCTCAGCGTCGAACTCCGCTGTAGCAGAGCTCAAACCCGAATGCTGCATCGACGACGTTATCCACCACGAAGTCAAAGAAATCGGGACACACAT CTTAGTGTGTGCGGTCAGCTACACCACGCAGTACGCCGAGAAGCTCTATTTTCGCAAGTTCTTCAAATTCCAG GTTTTGAAGCCGCTGGACGTGAAGACCAAGTTCTACAATGCGGAG ACAGATGAAGTGTTCCTGGAGGCTCAGATCCAGAACATCACCACCTCACCGATGTTCATGGAGAAGGTCTCTCTGGAGCCCTCCATGATGTACAACGTTACAGAGCTCAACACGGTCACCAGCGGAGACGCCGG AGAGTCCACATTTGGGAAGATGTCCTACCTGCAGCCCATGGACACCCGGCAGTACCTGTACTGCCTGAAGCCAAAGCCGGAGTATGCGGAGAAGGCCGGCGTCATCAAGGGTGTGACGGTGATAGGCAAGCTGGACATCGTGTGGAAGACCAATCTCGGGGAGCGAGGGAGGCTACAGACCAGTCAGCTGCAGAGAATG GCTCCAGGCTACGGAGACATCCGGCTGTCTTTGGAGATGATTCCTGACACGGTCAACCTGGAAGAACCTTTTGACATCATCTGTAAAATCACCAACTGCAG CGAAAGGACCATGGACCTGGTGCTGGAGATGTGCAACACCAGGTCGATCCACTGGTGTGGGGTCTCAGGGCGGCAGCTGGGGAAGCTGAGTCCCGGTGCCTTCCTCTCGCTGCCCCTCacgctcctctcctccgtccAGGGTCTGCAG AGTATTTCCGGATTGAGGCTCACAGACACGTTTCTGAAGAGGACGTACGAATACGATGACATCGCACAAGTGTGCGTGGTCTGCCCGTACACGAACAATGAGTGCTAG